From the genome of Marasmius oreades isolate 03SP1 chromosome 1, whole genome shotgun sequence:
CTCTGGATGGAGCAAGTCGCATAGGGTCGTTTGCGTTGATAGTACTGTTGCGAGTAGGAGGTGGCAAGTAAGCAAGGCACGTATTCATCAAAGGGCCCTCTTGATAAAACATCCCCGTTGTGATATCCACGTTTAAGAGCGTTCTCCCAACCGCAGAACGAACACTTTGAAAGATACCACGTCTGAACTGGAGACCCATAATAGGACGGGAGACCATATTTGGCAAGTTTGGGAAGAAGGAACGCGTATTGAACGCATAACCGCTACTGATAGGACCTTGTCTGATAGCAACATTCATCGCCATGAGAGCCGTAAGGACGCTTTCATCCTGCGATTGTTTTCCTTCCACGAATCGTTGTAAAACCTCGGGGTTAATGTCGGCTACTTTCACGATCTTGATCTTGTACAAAGCTGGTGGGCGAGACGAAGGAGTAGTGGTAGCGGTTCCAGAAGATACAGGAACGTTGAACTGATAAAACCAGTCAATATTCGTATTACTTGAAAAATGGAGAAAAATAGGTACCGTTGCGGAGTCTCCACCGCCTGGCATATTCAAGAAGTGCTGCGTGAAAAGGTTTTTCCTGCCATCATAGACCCCACATGGTTGGAAAATGGCGGGTTCCGTGTCTCGCTGGAGTTGCTTCATTAATTCGTGAGTAAATCGCGACGGGAAGGAGTCGGATTTCCCGGATGGACTAGTGATTGTCACTGAAAACACGTGTTTGAGTctaaaaatgaaaatgacgaGAGAaaagaatctgaaagggtaCCATCGTAATGATAGATAGTCCTATCAGGGATAGCGATGTCGGTGGCGTTGACGAAGACTTGAATCTTCCTCCCTGCGGTTCCAGTCGCGCGTCTCCTCACACCCACCGTCGAGGTTGTAGCTGAAAACGTGATGAGAGGCAGTCAAGATTCGGCATGCGGTTCATTCGGATGGCAAAGCAAAAAAAAGTAAAGGAATCACACGCGGGAGCCAAGTTTGAATATAAACAGGTCGATTCATTGTTAAAAATTATAAAAGATCAACGTGAACGATTACAGAGGAGCACAAAAGCAAGAAGGCAGGCATACCTGGAAGAGTAGGGCCAACTACAAGGCGTTCACCTGCTTGAGTGCCTTGTTGTTGACCCCCATGTCCGCTTCGTGGAGGGCCCCCTCTAGTAGCGCCTCGCGGTGCTGCAGCACCTCTCGCTCCCCAaccacctcttcctccaccAGGAGTTGGAGTTGGCTGAGGTTGAGCTGTAGTTTGCTGGGCACCAGATTGAGACGAGGGTTGAGAGGAACGTCCACGAGCCGGGCGTGGTGGCATCTTGCTATGAGGGAAAAGAGTAAAAAAAGTTTAGAAAAGTACTAGGTGGAAGGTGGTCGTCAAAGGCCAAGGAACAACTGACCCAGGGGGTTTCTTTATATTTTCGGCAATGCTGCGCTCACGTGACTTTAAACTCTATCGAAGTCCAGAGTTGGAAGGTCGAAATACACATTAGAACGTTTGAACAAGTCATGAGGCAGTCCCTTCAGGTAGAGCTGCGATCATCTAGCGCAGCAGAGTATTTAAATTCGAGGGTCATCCGATGATTGAACGGTGACTTGATGGAAGGGCGTGTGAAGACGATTGGGGTACCCACCAAATATGGGAAGGATGGTCTGCAGTCAATGATTTTATGTCAACGGAGTAGATTACATGTGCATGCGCTACAAGGCTTTGTAGATGACTGCACGTATACAGTACTTATACCGGGACACTTCGTCCTGATAATGTATAGCCCGTGGGGCCATCTCCACCGCGGTCGTAATATTCGCTTTCCGTAGGGCACGCAGAGTATTGCTGCGGGGAAGAGGTCCAATGAGGAGTCTAGAAAGGTGCGCATGTCACTCTCAGAAAAAGGTGGTCCGATTCGACAGGGAAAAGAGCTTACTGTATAGTCCAAAGATCTACCCAATCAACTCATAGCCTCTCCCTTTTGACGGTGGTGGCTTCCCCGAGTCATCCTTATCCTTGAATACTTTCAACAACGCAGCCAGCCTATCATCAGTTTCTACCATCATGTCCGTCGCAACTTCAAGCAACGCCTCCCTCATCAGCCTTGTGATGTCCTGAAATGAGTCCAACGGTTCATCCCCTATGCCTCTCAATAGCTCATGCACTTGTTCGGCTGTTGCCTTCATACAGGAGTGTATTCTCTCCTTCACAACCGCAGCTGTCGCGTCATCCATTTCCAATACATGTTTGAAAAAGAGGGCCACGGATGCCTCATCGGAGTACTGCGCCGTAATGAGGAATGGTTTTGCAAGCGATTCGAAGTACTGCGTAGTTTGGCGGTAATCAGAGAAGTCGATTGTACTGTATTCTTCGAAATCAACACGTTGAACTTGTAGCATGGCGGCAAGCTGAAGTACTAGCTCTTGTAGGTCTTCCATGACTTCTAGCGCAGCGATACCGGTCAAGACGGCTACAGAGCCTATCAATGCTGTTAATGAATGAGGTCAATGTATGTCCAACGAGACTCGAGAGGGTTCATACTGTATATTGCGCCCCGAACTTTGGATCTCGATGTTCCATCCTTCCTGTACCAGACTCTTTGGGATATTCTGGATGAAAGACTAGACTGCAAGGGTCTCGACGTCGAATGAAATGGCCGCAGGGCGGTGATTTGAGGTTTAAACCTGGTATTGCTCAACACACAATGGTACCGAATCAATGACGGTGTGGTTTGACTGCGCGAGAACCTGATACTTGTAGTGGCCGTTGAGCGATATAAAGATGTGAGCATGAACGGAAGGTGAAAGCGATGAGCTGTGCGACCAGCTTGACGTCGAGCTCGACGTTGATGAAAAAAGAAATGCTGCTTCGTGGGAACTTCGGCCGATGGGGTACGGACTTTGTGAACCGACCGGATCCTTATATAAGCCGCTCGGCGTTCGGCGTTTAGACTCCGCTTGAATTTCAGTGTGCGCTTAAAGTGCTTGGTGCTGTTTTCCCATCGAGACAGTGACTGGGGTCGTCTTCAAGGCACTGTTTTCGATCCAGAATCACGAAGCTTCAAGTGGTCTGTGAGGTTCGTTTGATATACCTCCCAAGTTTGTCCAAAGTACATCCGATTGACAGGCCAACCACCTCCAAGGGCCGGATTCGACCGTAGGCCCGGCCATCCTACTGGACGAGGAGAAAATTCGCCCACTTTGAGACGCTCGAGATACTCCTCACGCTCTTGACCTGTTCGTCTGGGTACAGCGTTCTAGACACCTGAACCACGGAGCAAATCAAAGGGCCGTTGAGGCGTCCCGGACCGCGCTTACTAGACGTTCTCGAAACGAAGAACAAAGCTCGGTGAATTGTTTCTGATGaaaagttcaaaagaatgTCTAATTTGTAGTGCCTCTTCTATTGGTCCAGAGGTTATTTTTACAAGGTTGCCCTCGTATTGGCCCTGCCGAAATTCCTAACAAGAGACCCAACATTGACACCAAATGATTCGAAGCCCACTCATGATCCACCAAACCTGATGCCTTCGACCCGCAAATCAAATTTACCGTCGTCACAAGGACTCCCAACGCCATATGGTTTCACGGCTTGATGTTGAACTCTCCCAGGGTGCTATTTACCTTGACTGGTTCTCCTCGGTTGTCATTTGTCACACCCCAGCATCGTCATTTCTTCAGGATCTCAGCGGGAAGAGCACCGGACCGCCCGGTTTGTCCAACTAACGACCATTGAAATCATAAACCGAGTCTATACCGAGGTTAATCGACGGAACAAGTGTAGCACATTGCGACGCAAGGGTTGGAGGACTATATAAGGACTCTTCTTTGGTGAGGATACTGCAGACTAGACGGTCTTCGCTCTAACTTGGTTTCATCATGAAGTGGTTCGCATCTCTCGTTGCTTTCGTCGCTGTCCAGGCTGCTGTTGTACGTTGGAATGTTACCAGTTTGCGGACAATCAACTGACAGAATCGTGTTCTTGTTGTAGGCCTCTCCCATCGAGAAACGCGCCTCTACAAATGATGTCGCGAATGTAGGTTATGCGACTCTCAACGGAGGGTGAGTGTGCATTCTAGTGTTTCTATGCAAACTCGGTTAAAATTCCCGAAAATTCCAGAACATCCGGTGGCTCTGGAGGAACTGTAACTACGGTTACCACCCTTGCTGCTCTTACCAGTGCGGTTACAGGCGACGCGAAGAAGATTGTCATCATCTCTGGTAAGCCTCACGGTAGATGATTCTCAAAATCACGTTAAACGCGAGCAATTTCGTAGGTACTATCACTGGCAACACAGTTGTCAAGGTTGGATCCAACACTTCAGTGTTAGGTGCTAGGGGATCCGCCCTCAACGGCGTTGGACTGCGCGTCCTCTCGGTCTCGAACGTTATCATTCGTAACGTTAAGATTTCAAAAGTCCTCGCAGAAGTTGGGGATGCCCTTGGTATTCAAGATGCACACCAAGTCTGGATTGACCACGCCGATCTCTCCAGTGACCGTGACCATGACAAGGTGTGTGTGCCTGCGTTCTTTCTCGCCTCGTTTTCGAGTTCTGATCCTTCATGCTTAATATCTAGGACTTGTAAGGAACATCCGCCGTTTGATTCAGTTTACAACTCTCATCCGTGTTTTAATCTAGCTATGACGGCCTTCTCGATATCACTCATGGCTGCACTGGTGTCACTGTCTCCAACAGCAAGCTCTATGACCACTGGAAGGTATGTAGATAAACTCGAGTGCGGCAAATCTCTCAAGTACGCTCACGTAGGCTTCCCTCGTCGGACACTCCGACAGCAACGGCGCCGAGGATACCCCCATTACTGTCACTTACGTCGGTAACTACTGGAGTAACCTTAACTCTCGTACACCCTCTTTCCGCTTTGGTGAGTGGTAGTATAACTGTATCTTTACGACTAGCTGATCTCTCGTGTTTCAAGGACACGGTCACATCTTCAACAACTTCTTCGAGAACAACAGTGACGGTATCAACACTCGTGATGGGGCTCAGCTCTTGGTTGAGAACAACGTCTGGGTTGGTGAGTACAAATGTTGTTCTCTTTTAACCATCGATAATTTGCTGATTTTGGCATCCGTGGTCCTTCACAGCTCCTAAGAAACCTCTCTATTCTACAGACGGTGGCTTTGCTGTAGCCAAAGGAAACGACTTTGCTGGTGGAGAAAACACAGCTCCTGTCGGAAACTTTAACACTGCACCATACTCTTACAGTTTAATTGCTGTCGGCAGTGTCAAGTCTTCCGTCACTGCCAACGCGGGACAAACCTTGACCTTCTAAACCATAAGAGGTCGATTGTACTGTTCATGATGTAATATAGTCAATGTCAAAAAAGGCTGGTTTAATTCTGCTTCTCCAAACAGTCGCTACTCGTCAAACCACGACAGTCCGAAAAATGTTCGAGAAATAGATATCCAAACTGTCCGTATTCATGTTCTCCCTGCCCCTTCACATCCTCAAAGTCGATTATGATTCAGAAAACATCTTCACCCTCTCTCGAGTCATTGGCTGCACTTCCCAGTACCCTCCTCGTTctcccttcctcctcaaATACCATCTATACCCCGTAACTGCCCCAGCAACTAGCCCAAAACCTCCAAAAACACCGAACACAACCCCCAAACCGATCTTTTGGGGTTTCTTGCTATCTCCAGACCGTGAGGCACCTTCCGCCGGACTTGGTGATGTGAAAGTAAGTGATGTGCCAGAACCGGCGCTGGTCTGTGATGTGGCAAGTGGGGTTGTAGGAGTAACACCCCGGCTGGTGGTACCACCCTTGTGAGTGAGAGAGGCTGTTCCCGAGGTCTGGGTGCTATGAGTAGCTTGCGGGTTATTCAGAGTAGCGGCACTGGATCCTCGGGACATTGAACTTGTCTGCTTTCCCCCGGACCCCGTCTTAACTCCACTAGTATGTTTCTttttgtcgtcgtcgtctgagtccgagtccgagtccgagtctgagtccgaatccgaatccgaatccgaatcaTCGCGACGGCGACCACCTCGAAATTTTTGGCGACGGGTCGAGCGACCTCGAAC
Proteins encoded in this window:
- a CDS encoding uncharacterized protein (CAZy:PL1) — translated: MKWFASLVAFVAVQAAVASPIEKRASTNDVANVGYATLNGGTSGGSGGTVTTVTTLAALTSAVTGDAKKIVIISGTITGNTVVKVGSNTSVLGARGSALNGVGLRVLSVSNVIIRNVKISKVLAEVGDALGIQDAHQVWIDHADLSSDRDHDKVYDGLLDITHGCTGVTVSNSKLYDHWKASLVGHSDSNGAEDTPITVTYVGNYWSNLNSRTPSFRFGHGHIFNNFFENNSDGINTRDGAQLLVENNVWVAPKKPLYSTDGGFAVAKGNDFAGGENTAPVGNFNTAPYSYSLIAVGSVKSSVTANAGQTLTF